The region AGAAGCTGAAATGCTTCTTCTGTAAAAGAAATGACAGCTTTTGAGGAAACCAGAATTTCTATCCTCTCTGTTGAATGTGGAATCCAGGATCAGAGAAACTAAGTTGTACATTGCATATGTCACAGTAGgcagaaattgaaaaataaggGTGGTTGGCCAAAGGGCTCCATGGAATCCCCAAACATTCCAGGCTATTGTCAAGACTCTAGGTATCTCCCCACAAACAGGGTGCTGACAGGAGCCTCCTTAGGATTCTGGCAGCACAGGGAGCCTGGATGATGTGGTCTCAGAGCAAAATCTGTGTTTTCCTGGGTGGGAGGCTATAGAGTCCTCAGAGCCCCAATGTCCTATTACCATAGAATGCCAGGCTGCATGAGCTTCAGCAGCCAGCTCCCCTCTGTGTCTTGAGGACGGCAGTCCCTGTGTCCACAGCTGAACATGTGCCTGACTAGCAATAGGGAGGATGGAGCTCTAAACTCTGTCTGTGTGGCTGGTACGCAGGGCGACTTAACAATTCCACATGTTCTATGTAGGCCCTAATGAGCGAATGGAAGTGAGAGCCAGCAGCTGGGGTGCAATGTTCCTGGGATAGTTTTACACAGCACTGTGCACAGGAGTGAGGTTCTCAAGTGGGGCTTGTTTTCCAAAACACAATGGCCTTCTCTAAATATGACATTTACCCTGTACTTTTCTATATGACCAAACATCAGTGTCACGAGTGTGTTTGTAATTGCCTTACAGCATTTATTCTGACCAGTTCTTTAGTGCTTGGTACCCAGCAATGCCAAGCATTCACTAAGTGCATTGAAACAGCTTCTCTCCATGGTCATCCCCACTTTGCAAGTGACCTTCAGATAAGGATGTTTCCTGACATCCTTCACTTGTTCTTCTGCTCACTGGATTTAGAACAGTCTCTGGCTCATAGTAAGTACTTTGTATATAAGTAGAGGCGCCGGTGATCACGGAAGTACATTAGAAAAAACAAGAAGACAGGAAACGTTTGTGCATCCTTATGAGACTAAAAATCTAGCATGTGGAAGAATCAAATTCTAATTTCAGGTGACTGCATGCCCTCCTGCACTTCCCGATGAAGGATGCAGCGAGTAAACTGCATGACAGGGATGGTGGAGGGGTGGGATAATGAGAATCAATGTCAACACTCTAGAGCCTGAAACAATCTTCAAAATCCAGGAGAAGCTCTCTGAAAAAATTAATTGACTCAATCCATTTAGTGTTGTGATACAAGAGAATGGAAGAGCAAAGCCATTCCAGTGTACACAGTTCAGTTCATAAAGAACCGgataagaaaaagaatttcttaTTTCTCAGGGGACACAGCAGGGCTTAGCAACATAGACATCCTTGACAATCAGGACAAAGGGACTGAGGCCAGCATAACTAAGTACTAAAAGTGCTTTTATGTTGAGTATTGTGGAATCATGTGTTACCGTGAAGCCTGtgtagaaggagaaaatgaaatctgcccaataaaagaaaatgaaacaggtcATGAGAGTGAGAACCCTCTGGGCAGCTCTGATTTCTAGCCTGGAATTATTTGCCGACCTGGAGCTGCGAAGGTACAGGACACGTATGTGATGTTTGTACAGATGGAGAGCCATGGACTCACTGCTCCAGCCCATCAGACTCTGAAAAACGACATCACGAAGAGTAATGAGAATGAGGAACAGCCACTTAACTGTGTTTCCGGATGGCAGCATCCAGCAATACCCAGTATGCATCCCAGCTTCAGACCTGTTTGTGCTCCTGGCTGCTGTGATATAGTGAAGCAAGTTGGAGCTTATCAGGGAATTGAAGATccaaaagagaaggaggaaggggagaactTGCCATGCAGTCTGTGGTTTGAGCTTTTTACAAAGGGTGGTCCCGGCACTGATGGTGACAGCCTGGACCACGCTGAGGAGACAGGTGGTGCAGATGGAGAGGCCACGGGCAACCCTTTCTAGGTAAATTATAGTTTTACAACCGATGTCACCTAGGAagtttctgaaataaaaaatagcGGCTATGTATCTGACCCCTATGCAATGAATAATGATTGTGTTTACAAAAGCCAAGTGGATGAGAATAACATCtatactttttttcccctcaggacTCATAATGAGAGTATACACATGTCTCACAAATAAGATGATGTTCCCTAAAACTCCAAGTCCAGTAAGTGAAATGAAAATTAATCTCTGGATGAGGTTCCTCCAAATCATCTCCATGATATTTCCAGAACTAGGAAAGCCATTTTGAGAAAGACAAGGAGGTAAACACCATATGGTCCAGTCTGGTTGGTGTTCTGCTTTCTTTACTGAAAAGAACAGTGTAGTCTGTATGCACAGAGTTCTCTGCTGTAGATGTCTGATTTCATTCTTGCCCCTTCTGTTCTTGCTTCCACCGACGTGAAGATGATGCTGATGTCAACTGGACATAAACTCTATTCCGATGCATTAGATGCTTTACAGAAGATAGTTCTTTATATCCTAGTCCTTAAACTTTTGTCCAGGAGAACATTTAAACAAAGGGCAGCATCATGCAATTTCTGAGTCATGAAAAATCAACTCAGATGTCCTCTCTTCCCACATCCTCTTTCCCATCCTGTACATACTCATCCCTCAAGTATTGAACTAATAGAAAATTAGTTATTTCAGATGAGTGTAATACTTGCCCAAATGGTGTTGCTTCCCAGGGAAAGtcacatggcttttctctgtctCCAACTCTGAATTGACCtttacagtaaataaataaataacaataattagGAAGAGAAGGCACATTATCTCACCTTGATAGTGTGATTAATTTTTATTCCCTGTCTTTCCAATTGTGGGATTACATTAAAGGAGACCACCCCCCTAATTTTGTGCATTTACTGACCATTCCCTAAGAATGTTCacccaagaaaaaaattatatctcAGCTCTCAGTTTAGGCATTGTTTCTTTGGACTTCCAACAATGGTACCTTCTaacattttgttttccaaggctCATCAAATCAGTGGTTTTTACCAGTCAGTAATGACAAGCAACCTACCACCCCATACTAACTTGTGCAATTTTACACATAATAtccattttttctgttttctcatcctGTAATGTTAAAATGAGGATTAAAacataaatgtattcatttttctttcacttttacaAATCATAAATAGTTTTATGTGggaaatttgtttattttctttcactttttagtATTGTGTGCTGCTCACCAAATTTATCTCCCAAGCACATGTAACACTGGCATTCCTCCTGCGACAAGGGTACGTGTGATGTCCTCTTTGTGATGTGATTCCAGCTACAATTCTTCCCACAAGTCACAAATGTGTCTCCCACAGTTTCCCTGAATCCTCCAGTCCGTGCTGTTAGTCTGCTTATGTCGTTCCCCTCTGTGCTGAGAAGCCCTGAGAGAGGCTTTAGTGCATCAGTTCCCTTGCATAAGCCTGTTATGGGATGCTCAGTAAACTGATAACTGAGTGCTGTGATTGTAATATTCTGTATAAATCACAGTGAGGAACGGAAAGAAAAGCTGTTCTGGCTGTTCTCTTTCTTTAAAGTGCTGGAAAGGTCAGTCCAATTTGGAATACACATTCTAGAATGTCTGCTGTATGTCCTTTCATGCATAGAGGAGGGAAATTTCCAAACTCCCACACTTCCAGTGAATATCACGgactatatttaaatgctttcaTCATTGTAGCTCATTTTTAGTCACATTATCTCTGTAATGATCTTTTTATGACTGTATGTTTTTAAAGGTGCACCTCTTGTTTCTTTTAGGTACCAATAATGCATATTGAAATCAGGAAGCTGTCACTGTTTTCTGAATAGTGTTACTCTTGCgaaaattatctatttatctCTCTTCAAGGAACCGCCAAAGGTCACTTATATGTATAgctccattcattcattctgagtttagttattttatgtgtatgaatatatgcCTGGGCACTGCTTGTgtccctggtgcctgcagaggaaCTGGACCCACTGAAACTGGATTTGCAGAGGTTTGTTAgctttgatgtgggtgctgagaattgcaggagtagcaagtgctcttaacccctgagcctaTTCTTCAAACATATATGTACAACTTAATACGCTTTCACAGACTCCTTACCTCCACCACGCTGGAACCAATCCAGTCTGTGCGCATCCAGTTAAATGAGGGATGTTGCTGCAATGATGTGGTGGAGTGTTGAgcaagttctaattggtcttaacaataaaattccagagtcagatattggggcaaatgttgaaagatcagaaagagaaaggaacaagCTACAGCtaactcttaccttgctaactcctcagccaAAAAGGGTATCCTGTCTTTATTAGTCCTCAGAAGGAATGCTGTCTTATGAAACCTCAggctgcctctgctcctgtctcccccaactcatattctttcttctctctgcccagccatatcactcctgtctccaactccccagttctgggattaaagacatgtgatcctaagtgctgggatcacctttgtgtgagtacTATTTCTcctttagacagattcagtctcctctagcccagggtggccttgaactcacagacatccatctgcctctgtctctcgagtgctgggattaaaggtgtgtgccaccactgcctggcctctatggctagctAATGACTTAGTGctacactctgatctttaggcaagctttatgtgttagattataaaaaaaatcagtacagtAGAGGGGTTATACATATTCTAGAAGCTGGAGGAATACCAAAACTTTAGAAATAGAAAGTTCAGGATTCACAAGAACCTGCTTTGTGACCACCCGCTGTGGATTAAAATTACAGTTTCTCAACTCATTTATTCATCTTGTTAGGAATATTACTTGgcttctttaaaaagtatttttcataTGTAAATTGTATTTTGTACAATATTGGCATATTTTTTGGGCATCAATGAACTGACATGCATAGTGCCTAGGGAAGTGCCCAGCATGCTATAAGATCCGTTTTCTAAAATCAGCTCTTAGCATTTGTAGCCTCATGCCTGCTTTATCCACAGTTCTCATATTCTATGGTTTACATTGTGTCTAAATAGGgagaaattcacacacacacaaaaatgaaatcatggtAAGGAAAGAAAGAGTACTCCATCCACAAAAGATATAGTCACTAGAAATTAGTTCCCAGTCCGgggagggaaaaacacacaaagattGTGCAGAAGCTGTGGGTGCAAGAGTTTCCCACTCCAGGCTGCAGCACAGGTGCCCCTCTCTCCTACCCTGCCTGCCCTGTGTAATGAGCATTCTGGTCCAGTGGTCTCACACACTGTCCACTTGGGTACTGAAGCCCTTCTGGATTGTAGGTAGGAAATGGTAAACCATCTTTTCCCTGAATTCTGCCACTTTCCTCTCCCAGAGTGACAGGGAGCCCAGGTCCTTGTCTCCTACATCTCAGTCCTCCACAGTTTCTTTTTCAATAACAAGGCAGCTCCATCCCACCATGGCATGATAGCACTCACCCACGCAGTGTGTGCAGTGGCTCAGGATGGGTGTCCTCAGGGCACCAGGCAGGCCCTGTTATCAAGCTGAGAACTTAATGCAACAAGGTGTCATGATGTTATCATTAGGAGTTTGGCTTTGTCAGGGGAAAAGTTTGCTTCTGCAATCTCCATCCCTGAGGccagctctgccttctccctggtGCTCTGCCATTTGCTGAACCCAGGAACTTTCTGATTCTAATTATCGTGTCTGTGAGTAGGTGATGAACAGTACCATGCGCCAGtggcctgggcttttttttttttaaggtgtgtattgtttttcatttatttatttatttatttataattgacaaaaaaatttctgcctcctcccagcctcccatttcgctctccctcctcccactccttcccccctccctctccagtccgaagagcagtcagggttccctgcactgtgcaaagtccaaggtcctcccctctccatctaggtccaggaaggtgagcatccaaactggctaggctcccacaaagccagaacatgaaataggatcaaaacccagtgccattgtccttggcttctcatcagccctcattgtccgccatgttcagagagtctggttttatcccatgctttttcagttccagtccagctggccttggtgagctcccaatagatcagtccctctgtctcagtgggtgggtgcacccctcgctgtcctgacttccttgctcatgttctccctccttctgctcctcattgggaccttgggagctcattccagtgctccaatgtgggtctttgtctctatctccatccatcgccagatgaaggttctatggtgatatgcaagatattcatcagtgtggctataggatagggccatttcaggttccctatcctcagctgcccaaggaactaactggggacatccccctgggcacctgggagcccctctaggttcaagtctcttgccaggccagacccagacatggccttaGACAGCAGCTCAGGGCCAGTTGATACCTTGATTCCAGATGGCAGAGCAGGCCACTCAGATTGGCATGACTCCAGGAGCAGCACAGCCCTCGGGCACCAACATGGACTCAGGCTGCAGCCTAGACCCCAAGAATTCATGTGGCCTTTGGTGACAACATGGGccacagatatcaacacagaccccagctgtggTAGGACAACAGATGCAGACATGGTACTTGGCCGTAGCCCAGGCCTGGATGCCACCATGGCCCCTGCAGCAGCGTGGCTCTCAGACACCAAAAGGGCTACCAGTGGTGGCCTAGACCCCTGACATCAGTGTGGCCTTTGATGGTAACAGAAGGCATAAATGTCAACAGATGTAGAGGCCATCGACTGAGGCAGGACCTTTGGTTGCAGCTAGGGCCCAGAGGACACCATGGCACCTTGTGGCACCATAGGTCACTCAGATCTTTATGGCCCCAACTGCAGCAtgaccctcagacaccaacaaggCCTCAGGTGGCAGTCCAGACCTCAGGCATCTTAGTGGCCTTGAGTGGCAACAGGGGTCATGAATGTCAATAGAGTCCCCAGCTGTGGTAGGACCGCgaacccagacatggcctttGGAGCAGCCTGGTCTCAGGTGGCAAGCAGGCCGCTCAGATCAGCCTCTTCCTAaatgcctttgcttctccagttCTGCCACTTTCCACAGCACACGGGTAGTCTGCTGCTCTTCTCTCCACCGTATTATTTGCTCATCATAATGGCACCCACCTGCCCATCACCAGGTGGGCCTGTAGATGTTTTCACACGGCTCTAACTGTGAGGACCCAGGCTTGCTGTGGAATAACCCTTCTTTACGCTGTGAAAATATGTTGTtctcattgtttaaaaaaaaaaaaaactgattggcTGATgaccttcaaccctcccccatggtcctcatgctctcaatttactcaggagatcttgttttttttctactttccatatacattagatctatatgtgtctctcttagtgttctcattgttgtctaagttctctgggattgtgatttgtaggccggttttctttcctttatctttagaaaccacttatgaatgtgataattgtctttctgggtctgggttacctcactcaaaatgatattttctagctccatccattttcctgcaaaagtcaagaattatgatttttctttctgctgtgtagtacgtTTTCTCTTTTGTATGCTAAAAAGATAAATAGACATTTATCAACATCTGATCTCTCTTACAGAGTATGACAACATTTAGTCGAACGTTCGTCTCTGTGGATCAGTACGAAGGGACTGATAACTGCATAACCAAGGGTGAGAAACTCTGAAACAAATAGAACTTTGGAATAGCTCCctataaagaaagtaaaatataaagaaataaaacaatctgttaaatagaataaaacaaaacagagcatcaGAAGGAGGACACTCTGAGCAGCTCTCAGCTCAGGGGGAGTTCTGTACAGAAGCTTGGAGTTCTGAAGGTAGAGGACATGCTGGTGGTGCTTGTGGAGAAGAAGTACCATGTAGCCACTGGCGCCTCCCATGGCTCCCTGAAACACAGCATCTCTCAGGACCATAAGGGTGAGAAAAATCCATCTTGTTATCCTGCTTTCTGGCAGAAAATAGCAATAGCTGCTGTCCCTTTTACTCTGAGTAACGTTCACACTATTGATATTTCTAATGGAATACAGTAAGTTCATGCTGATCAAGGAATTGAGGATCCAAAAGAAGAGCAGCAAGAAAAGAATGTGCTGTGGAGTCTTTAGGCTGAGCATCTGCCACCTGGAGGCTCTGGGACTGATGGTGATGGCCTGGACCACAGTGAGGAGACCGCTGGTGCAGATGGAGAGGCCCCGGGACACTCTTGCCAGGTAAACCACAACTTTACAACTGGTGTCATCTAagaaatttctaaaattaaaggCTTCTATTGTCTTCAGCATTCCCTTTGAAAGAAGCATTATGATATTCGTGAGCGCCAAGTAAGCAAGAATGAGGTGAATAGGTTTCTTCTCAGTGCTTTGGAACATGTGCATGTAACTCACGAAAACTAAGACGTTTCCCATGGTGCCAACCCCAGTGAGATAGAAGAAGACTGTGCCCttgacaggatccaaaaccatcCTTAGAGCTGATGCAGAAATGCTTGATACAGCAAATGCCTTTGTGAAGAAATCAGTGAATCATGATAAACATCAGCAAAAATTCCTTTAAATCTGCTCAGGTTTCTGGAGGAAAGGGAATGATATATATTATTGTTCATCTATGGACACAGAACTTACTTGAagacttgttttaaaaaatctaaattttcaaGCTATATATTAATTTATACTCTAAAATCTAATCTACTTGTTCAGATTGATATATCTCACCTATATTCTGTCTCAGCATGGCTGAAGTAACACCAGTGGCCCCAACCAGATTTTctctaagcattttatttttcattctatcCCATTCTTGTAGTCCAGTTCTGTAAATCATGCTCACCCATCTGCCATGTGGCATATACAAACATCTGTGAAGTCCTATCGTTTTAACACATTGACCACCTCCCAAATTCAACCACACTTTGATTTCTAACAGAGCCTGGAGCTGTTCTAGATATGTTGAAGTTTATCATATGGATTAGAAGATTAATTAGGCATCATGCTATAAAACAAAGATATGTTTAAGATTGGGACCTGATAAAACTTTGtttaaaacaattaataaataaaggatctggcgccctcttttggTTTCTGCGGGCACAAGTCATGAAAGCCAGACGGTTACTGGTAGGAaaagcagattttaaaaaataaaaattttaaaaataattggttGGCAAATCCCTGGTATGAACTGATTGTTCTCATGGAGGGCCAGGGTGTCACTTTGCCGCCGTCATGTGACATTTAGGAGCAGCTGTGTTTCCAGGTGGCTTTGTGGCTGTTTTATCCCTGCCTTTCCCAGCACAGGTAACGTGAGAGTGGCAAGGCTGTGTACGATTGGTGCGGCTGTTTTCAGTTCAGGCTAGGATCGGCTCTGACTCTTCTAAGAGCTCAGTCTCCCTGACTAGCAATGCATGTCACATGACGGGCACTTTTTACACAGCAAAAGAGATCAGGACGCTCAATTCAAACTTTGGATTTGTCCAAGTTTTATGTTCTTGAAATGCAATTCTGCAAGCCTCCTATCTTTCCTTtgtattaaatattaaagattGTTGCAGATCTCTGCCCTGAAGGTCTCTGACAACATGAACTATGTACTCTAGGCCTGTACCCAGGTCAATAACAGACGGCCTCACTCTTCCAGGAATATCAGTTATTGCCTTTCAACCCCTCTGACAAATGGGGTGATTTGTACCTGGACCATTGCACTATAGAGAACAGAACATTGCTGTAAATTCTCAgcacataggggctggagagatggctcagaggttaagagcactggctgctcttccagaggtcctgagttcaattcccagcaaccatatggtggctcacaaccatctgtaatttgatctggttccctcttctggcatgcagacagaacactgtataaataataaataaataaaaaaatttttaaaaaaaaaaaaaaaaaaaaaaaaaaaaaaaaaaattctcagcacATAATGAAACACTCTGCGGCTTTTATAGCAATCACAGGAGTGTAAATGAGCAAGCCTGG is a window of Chionomys nivalis chromosome 13, mChiNiv1.1, whole genome shotgun sequence DNA encoding:
- the LOC130885681 gene encoding putative vomeronasal receptor-like protein 4, producing the protein MEMIWRNLIQRLIFISLTGLGVLGNIILFVRHVYTLIMSPEGKKSIDVILIHLAFVNTIIIHCIGVRYIAAIFYFRNFLGDIGCKTIIYLERVARGLSICTTCLLSVVQAVTISAGTTLCKKLKPQTAWQVLPFLLLFWIFNSLISSNLLHYITAARSTNRSEAGMHTGYCWMLPSGNTVKWLFLILITLRDVVFQSLMGWSSESMALHLYKHHIRVLYLRSSRSANNSRLEIRAAQRVLTLMTCFIFFYWADFIFSFYTGFTVTHDSTILNIKALLVLSYAGLSPFVLIVKDVYVAKPCCVP
- the LOC130885504 gene encoding putative vomeronasal receptor-like protein 4, whose protein sequence is MVLDPVKGTVFFYLTGVGTMGNVLVFVSYMHMFQSTEKKPIHLILAYLALTNIIMLLSKGMLKTIEAFNFRNFLDDTSCKVVVYLARVSRGLSICTSGLLTVVQAITISPRASRWQMLSLKTPQHILFLLLFFWILNSLISMNLLYSIRNINSVNVTQSKRDSSYCYFLPESRITRWIFLTLMVLRDAVFQGAMGGASGYMVLLLHKHHQHVLYLQNSKLLYRTPPELRAAQSVLLLMLCFVLFYLTDCFISLYFTFFIGSYSKVLFVSEFLTLGYAVISPFVLIHRDERSTKCCHTL